From Brassica napus cultivar Da-Ae chromosome C8 unlocalized genomic scaffold, Da-Ae chrC08_Random_1, whole genome shotgun sequence, the proteins below share one genomic window:
- the LOC125595003 gene encoding uncharacterized protein LOC125595003 — protein sequence MEIDLCAVTERPSSIFGLSGDATMTLGSIDLVVKAGSVIKVTEFLVIDRPTSYNAIVVSTPRGVETIQGDYRMSQVCFAAELKRKKFSIKTSHKKKKKLTLDENAQKRDSEVFWQSQRAEALEGKHEPTCEPVISICLDESSPERCVEIGANLREPLKTELIACLKKNLNAFAWAAEDMPGIDIGITYHELNIDPTYRPVKQKRRKLGPESATVKNGKWRVCVDFTDLNKACPKDCFPLPHIDLLVEATAGNKLLSFMDAFSGYNQIMMNPDDREKTPFITD from the exons ATGGAGATCGATCTATGCGCTGTTACGGAAAGACCCAGCTCGATATTCGGACTCTCGGGAGATGCTACTATGACTCTCGGCTCGATCGACCTCGTTGTTAAAGCCGGGAGCGTCATCAAAGTCACGGAATTCTTAGTCATCGACCGCCCAACATCGTACAACGCGATCGTCG TTTCAACCCCTCGTGGAGTCGAAACTATACAAGGAGACTACAGGATGTCGCAAGTATGTTTCGCCGCCgagttaaaaagaaagaaattttcGATCAAAACTtcccataaaaagaaaaaaaagctgACACTCGATGAGAACGCCCAGAAACGAGACTCGGAAGTCTTCTGGCAATCTCAAAGGGCCGAAGCCCTAGAAGGGAAGCACGAACCGACTTGCGAACCGGTAATTTCGATCTGCCTCGACGAATCCTCTCCGGAGCGAtgcgtcgagattggagccaacCTCCGCGAGCCACTAAAGACAGAGCTCATCGCCTGTCTCAAAAAGAACCTCAATGCGTTCGCTTGggccgcggaagatatgccagggatcgaTATCGGCATAACGTATCATGAGCTTAACATCGATCCGACCTACAgacccgtcaaacaaaaaagacgAAAGCTAGGACCGGAGAGTGCTACCGTG aaaaacggtaAATGGCGAGTATGCGTCGATTTCACCGATCTcaacaaggcatgtccaaaggattgCTTCCCACTCCCGCACATCGACCTACTGGTCGAAGCAACAGCAGGGAACAAACTCTTATCATTTATGGATGCCTTCTCCGGGTACAATCAGATcatgatgaatcccgacgatcgtgagaaAACTCCGTTCATCACCGATTAG